From Acaryochloris thomasi RCC1774, the proteins below share one genomic window:
- a CDS encoding Tn3 family transposase — MLINCIIYYNMPILSDLFLCSESQGNAARIAMLRLVSLVAWQHINFYGRYEFSRKPELIDMKAILQQLMQLPL; from the coding sequence CTGCTGATCAATTGCATCATCTACTACAACATGCCCATCTTATCTGACCTATTTCTCTGCAGTGAAAGCCAGGGGAATGCCGCCAGGATTGCGATGCTTAGACTCGTGTCGCTAGTGGCATGGCAGCATATCAACTTCTATGGCCGCTATGAGTTTAGTAGAAAACCTGAGCTCATTGATATGAAAGCAATTCTTCAGCAGTTGATGCAGCTCCCACTCTGA
- a CDS encoding M6 family metalloprotease domain-containing protein: MDKPYIKSFPFAGRQLAFSQPDGNSFDVIGWGNHHYTIFETVDGFRVIKDQYTGTYQYARLNETSDKLIPSGIILDKEREATNLSFAKNLRLIHEKQKQDDFINSVDSLVKPRWLQRYEQINADQISSNLSDSAPLLDSDKHHVVGDIVGLCIVVAFPDESIPSFITTSEVDDFFNLRGYTGFGNNGSVCDYFLENSDGKLKYKNVIAPYYTAKQNKSYYSDKTQPYGTRSEELVIEALEYLELNDFNFSSLSVDDENYVHAISILYAGDFDHDTQLGVDGLFPHTGYFSKEYMLSPEKIANDYIVVNISDQLLLGTICHETGHLICNFPDLYDEFKPPSFGVGAFCLMSNSLDIDDKNPSQVCAYLKYRAGWSNNILNVEEDSNLVIQSGTNNFYIHRKNEREYFIIENRQQSGRDKNIPSAGIAIWHVDIDGSNNHEQMTAKYHFECSLVQADGRYDLEKKQGNWEGDATDLFYAGNNDQFNDNTTPDSRWWDGTLSNLEIYDITNSSVKMGFKARIS, from the coding sequence ATGGACAAACCGTATATTAAATCATTTCCTTTTGCTGGACGACAATTAGCATTTAGTCAGCCAGATGGTAATTCATTCGATGTAATTGGTTGGGGAAATCACCATTACACTATATTCGAAACGGTTGATGGTTTTAGAGTAATAAAGGATCAATATACTGGAACTTATCAATATGCAAGACTTAATGAAACTTCTGATAAACTTATTCCAAGTGGAATTATTCTTGACAAAGAAAGAGAAGCCACAAATCTAAGCTTTGCAAAAAACTTGAGACTCATACATGAAAAACAGAAACAAGATGATTTTATAAACTCAGTAGATAGTTTAGTAAAACCTCGTTGGCTACAAAGATACGAGCAAATTAATGCTGATCAGATATCCTCGAATTTGTCAGATTCAGCACCGCTGTTAGATTCAGACAAGCACCACGTAGTTGGCGATATTGTAGGATTATGTATTGTAGTTGCTTTTCCTGACGAATCTATTCCTAGCTTTATTACTACATCAGAAGTTGATGATTTTTTTAATTTGAGAGGTTATACGGGTTTTGGAAATAATGGCTCTGTTTGCGATTATTTCTTAGAAAACTCAGATGGTAAATTGAAATATAAGAATGTTATTGCTCCGTATTATACAGCTAAACAAAATAAGTCATACTATTCAGATAAAACTCAGCCATACGGTACTCGTTCAGAAGAATTAGTAATTGAAGCCTTAGAATATTTAGAATTGAATGATTTTAATTTTTCTAGTTTATCTGTAGACGATGAAAATTACGTTCATGCGATTAGTATCTTATATGCAGGCGATTTCGATCATGATACCCAATTAGGAGTAGATGGTCTATTCCCTCATACTGGTTATTTTTCAAAGGAATATATGTTGAGTCCAGAAAAAATAGCTAATGACTATATCGTAGTAAACATTAGTGATCAATTATTATTGGGGACGATTTGTCATGAAACAGGACATTTAATATGCAATTTTCCAGATCTATATGATGAATTTAAACCACCCTCATTTGGTGTTGGTGCTTTTTGCTTGATGAGTAATAGCTTAGATATTGATGACAAAAATCCAAGTCAAGTTTGCGCCTACCTCAAATACCGTGCTGGTTGGTCTAATAATATATTGAATGTTGAAGAAGATAGTAATTTAGTAATTCAATCTGGAACAAATAATTTCTATATACACAGAAAAAATGAACGTGAATATTTTATAATTGAAAATCGGCAGCAGAGTGGACGTGATAAAAATATTCCTTCTGCAGGAATAGCTATTTGGCATGTTGATATAGACGGCAGCAACAATCATGAACAAATGACAGCTAAGTATCATTTTGAATGCTCACTTGTTCAAGCAGATGGCAGATATGATTTAGAAAAAAAGCAGGGGAATTGGGAAGGTGATGCTACAGATCTTTTCTATGCCGGGAATAATGATCAATTTAATGACAATACTACACCTGACAGTCGATGGTGGGATGGTACGTTATCAAATTTAGAAATTTACGATATCACAAATTCTTCAGTAAAAATGGGATTTAAAGCGCGTATTTCGTGA
- a CDS encoding S8 family serine peptidase, translated as MNKNNLKRSYKMHIFNKNKQRVELEIVSTSVEDQRLGLPPSIIATGRTSIGQTDVSELITRACRSFFLIGLQQGVVRSSSPASVEAPLVVREVESGLIRTAYHEIVVRFNARTSGQTRTNLLARYGFQVRKVNPFVPEQVIVYDPNNQYRNEGLVDVANDWSETDDVVFATPNFVSQFVRDAPPSIRTEEWHLRNLGKDSQTAGEDVDALSAWEITTGNSSIVVAVLDDGVEIEHSNLVSRITPNGRDFFIPEDHPDHSNPSPKIFQFPFDVLAGNDIHGTPCAGVIASDGESGGAVGIAPGCRILPIKIFHADDLAPDEHVANAIRYAAANADILSCSWSGPQSPDIELAIEDAKQLGRNEKGAAIFCAVGNGFASPVSFPAAHSEAIAVGASTDNATLANYSNIGEEIDFVAPSSGGIKGIFTTDISLNNRGFNLGSSTAGGSDGLYTNDFGGTSSATPLAAGIAALMLSVNPELSADEIREILQKTAKKIGPSSSYDGNGFSPRFGFGRVNAGEAVKEAQRRADFE; from the coding sequence GTGAACAAAAATAATTTGAAAAGGTCTTATAAAATGCATATTTTCAATAAAAATAAACAGCGGGTTGAGTTAGAGATTGTCTCTACTAGTGTTGAAGATCAACGACTAGGTTTGCCGCCATCTATTATCGCAACTGGACGAACATCTATTGGTCAAACTGATGTTTCAGAGCTAATCACACGTGCCTGTCGATCTTTTTTTCTTATAGGGCTTCAACAAGGTGTTGTGCGCTCAAGTTCCCCAGCTTCAGTCGAGGCTCCTCTTGTTGTTCGTGAGGTTGAGTCAGGTTTAATTCGCACGGCTTATCACGAGATTGTCGTTCGATTTAATGCCAGAACATCTGGGCAAACTCGTACTAACTTGTTGGCACGATATGGCTTTCAAGTCAGAAAAGTTAACCCATTCGTGCCTGAACAGGTGATTGTATATGACCCCAACAATCAGTATCGAAATGAAGGCCTAGTGGATGTTGCCAATGATTGGTCTGAGACTGATGATGTTGTTTTTGCCACCCCAAACTTTGTGTCGCAATTTGTTCGGGACGCTCCCCCCAGTATTCGTACGGAGGAATGGCATCTTCGTAATTTAGGTAAGGATAGCCAAACTGCCGGTGAAGACGTTGATGCCCTGAGTGCCTGGGAGATTACAACAGGAAATTCTTCTATTGTGGTTGCTGTGCTTGATGATGGTGTAGAGATCGAGCACTCTAATCTAGTCTCTCGTATTACTCCTAATGGTCGTGATTTTTTTATTCCTGAGGATCATCCTGATCATTCCAATCCTAGTCCTAAGATTTTCCAGTTTCCGTTCGATGTATTAGCGGGTAATGATATTCATGGCACGCCCTGTGCTGGAGTCATTGCTTCTGATGGTGAAAGTGGAGGTGCTGTCGGAATTGCCCCCGGCTGTCGTATTCTTCCGATTAAAATATTTCATGCTGATGATCTTGCACCTGATGAACATGTTGCCAATGCAATTCGTTATGCAGCTGCAAATGCAGATATTTTGTCTTGTTCTTGGAGTGGTCCTCAAAGTCCAGATATTGAGTTGGCTATAGAAGATGCTAAGCAGTTAGGGCGAAATGAAAAAGGAGCCGCTATTTTTTGTGCTGTGGGGAATGGCTTTGCTAGTCCAGTCAGTTTTCCTGCAGCTCACAGCGAGGCCATCGCGGTGGGGGCATCAACTGATAATGCAACTCTTGCAAATTACTCAAATATTGGGGAAGAAATTGATTTTGTGGCTCCTTCAAGTGGTGGAATTAAAGGAATTTTTACCACCGATATTTCTTTGAATAATCGTGGTTTCAATCTTGGCTCAAGTACTGCAGGTGGTTCCGATGGCTTATATACTAATGATTTTGGTGGTACTTCATCGGCAACCCCTCTCGCAGCTGGCATTGCAGCACTAATGTTATCTGTAAATCCCGAATTAAGTGCTGATGAGATACGAGAGATTTTACAGAAAACCGCTAAAAAGATTGGCCCTTCATCTAGTTACGATGGCAACGGATTTAGTCCTCGCTTTGGTTTTGGAAGAGTGAATGCGGGTGAAGCCGTCAAGGAAGCTCAAAGACGGGCTGATTTTGAGTAA